A section of the Clostridium omnivorum genome encodes:
- the amrA gene encoding AmmeMemoRadiSam system protein A — translation MKNILGYYLMPHPPIVIPEVGKGEEKKIDRTFNACNEIGLEIANLKPETIVIITPHGAMFSDAIAISDEERITGDLRNFGVSSVKMDFAMDREFNENLNHICQLDGISTATVGSALLKKYDYKFQLDHGAIVPLYFVNRHYNEYKIVHITYSLLGEMNLYRFGMNLRKTAEKLGRKIVIIASGDLSHKLKEEGPYSYSPYGEKFDAQFLEFLHNGDVSSLFNMNKTMVEEAAQCGLNSVYILIGAMEGKNFKGDLLSYEGTFGVGYGVMKFKRGEEDSSALNLLIKLKKEKTKKKLDSGNPYTKLARESLYFYFSHGGRMKDITNLPNELLKEKHGVFVSLKKFGSLRGCIGTIAPTTNSVGEEIIKNAIEAALNDPRFETVKEDELEDIDISVDVLMDAVKASREELNPKIYGVIVTKGYRRGLLLPDIEGVNTVEEQLSIACSKAGIDDNEDYEIEKFEVVRYKEGE, via the coding sequence ATGAAAAATATTTTAGGTTATTATCTAATGCCCCATCCACCAATAGTAATTCCTGAGGTAGGAAAAGGTGAAGAAAAAAAGATAGATAGAACTTTCAATGCATGTAATGAGATTGGGTTAGAAATAGCTAACCTTAAACCAGAGACTATAGTAATTATAACGCCTCATGGAGCCATGTTCTCAGATGCAATAGCAATTTCAGATGAAGAGAGAATTACTGGAGATTTAAGAAATTTTGGAGTTAGCAGTGTAAAAATGGACTTTGCTATGGACAGGGAGTTTAATGAAAATTTAAATCATATTTGTCAATTAGATGGAATATCCACGGCTACAGTAGGTTCAGCTTTGTTAAAGAAATACGATTACAAATTTCAATTAGATCACGGAGCTATTGTTCCACTATATTTTGTAAATAGGCACTACAATGAATATAAAATAGTTCATATAACCTATTCCTTACTTGGAGAGATGAATTTATATAGATTTGGAATGAATTTAAGGAAGACTGCTGAGAAGCTAGGTAGAAAGATAGTAATAATAGCAAGTGGAGATCTTTCTCACAAGTTAAAGGAGGAAGGACCATATTCCTATTCACCTTATGGAGAAAAATTTGATGCACAGTTCTTAGAATTTCTCCATAATGGAGATGTAAGTTCATTATTTAATATGAATAAAACTATGGTAGAAGAAGCTGCACAGTGTGGGTTAAATTCAGTTTACATTCTCATAGGGGCTATGGAAGGAAAAAATTTTAAAGGGGACCTTTTGTCCTATGAAGGAACTTTTGGTGTGGGCTATGGAGTAATGAAGTTTAAAAGAGGAGAAGAAGACAGTAGTGCTTTAAATTTATTAATAAAATTAAAGAAAGAAAAAACTAAGAAAAAGCTTGATTCTGGGAATCCTTATACAAAACTTGCTAGGGAAAGTTTATATTTCTATTTTAGTCATGGCGGAAGAATGAAAGATATAACTAATTTACCTAATGAGCTTCTAAAAGAAAAGCATGGGGTTTTTGTATCCTTAAAAAAGTTTGGTTCACTTAGAGGATGTATAGGAACCATTGCACCAACTACTAATTCAGTGGGTGAAGAGATAATAAAAAATGCCATAGAAGCAGCTTTAAATGATCCAAGATTCGAAACTGTGAAGGAAGATGAATTAGAGGATATAGACATATCTGTAGATGTTCTTATGGATGCAGTCAAAGCTAGCAGAGAAGAATTAAACCCAAAGATATACGGTGTTATAGTTACAAAGGGTTATAGGAGAGGGCTTTTATTGCCAGATATTGAAGGAGTAAATACTGTGGAGGAACAGTTAAGTATTGCCTGCAGCAAGGCTGGAATTGATGACAATGAGGATTATGAAATAGAAAAGTTTGAAGTTGTAAGGTATAAAGAAGGTGAATAG
- the amrS gene encoding AmmeMemoRadiSam system radical SAM enzyme, with product MDSKILFYERLEDTVRCRVCPHNCLIDEGKYGICRVRTVKNGEPVAINYGEVTSLAVDPLEKKPLYHFKPSKDILSLGSFGCNMTCSFCQNYEISQGRPTTQFTSIEELTNIIPNIENNVGIAFTYNEPMMWYEYMYEAAKKIKEHNKDTSIVVVTNGYINEEPLMKLLPYVDAMNIDLKGYTNKYYKKVCGAKLEPVLETIKRCNDHCHVEITTLLVSDENDSLEEVHEIAQFIASVNKDMPLHLSRYFPRYMMKNEETKVEKMLLAKEAAKKYLNYVYIGNVGGIENNTYCPNCNATLIKRTGYNTEVNIKDNRCYSCGEKINIII from the coding sequence TTGGATTCAAAAATTTTATTTTATGAAAGATTAGAGGATACGGTTAGGTGTAGAGTTTGTCCACATAATTGTTTAATAGATGAAGGAAAGTATGGAATATGTAGAGTTCGAACAGTTAAAAACGGAGAACCTGTTGCTATTAATTATGGGGAAGTTACATCTTTAGCAGTAGATCCTTTAGAGAAAAAGCCTTTATATCACTTTAAACCTTCAAAAGATATATTATCTCTTGGAAGCTTTGGCTGCAATATGACCTGCAGCTTTTGTCAAAACTATGAGATATCTCAGGGTAGACCAACAACTCAGTTTACAAGTATAGAAGAATTAACAAATATAATTCCTAACATAGAAAATAATGTAGGGATTGCTTTCACTTATAATGAGCCAATGATGTGGTATGAATATATGTATGAGGCGGCTAAGAAAATTAAAGAGCACAATAAAGATACATCAATAGTCGTTGTGACTAACGGTTATATAAATGAAGAACCTCTTATGAAGCTTCTGCCTTATGTTGATGCTATGAACATTGATTTGAAAGGTTATACCAATAAGTATTATAAAAAGGTATGCGGTGCTAAGTTAGAGCCAGTACTAGAAACAATAAAAAGATGTAATGATCACTGTCATGTTGAAATAACAACTTTGCTTGTAAGTGATGAAAATGATTCTTTGGAGGAAGTTCATGAAATAGCACAATTTATTGCCAGTGTTAATAAGGATATGCCTCTGCATTTAAGCAGGTATTTTCCTAGATACATGATGAAAAATGAGGAAACAAAAGTAGAAAAAATGCTTTTAGCAAAGGAAGCGGCTAAGAAATACTTAAACTATGTATATATTGGTAACGTTGGCGGGATAGAAAACAATACTTACTGTCCAAATTGTAATGCTACACTTATAAAGAGAACTGGCTACAATACAGAAGTTAATATTAAAGATAATAGATGTTATTCCTGTGGGGAAAAGATTAATATAATAATATGA
- a CDS encoding TetR/AcrR family transcriptional regulator C-terminal domain-containing protein, which yields MPESHLTKNALSAAMKKLMDKYPMEKIKISDIVEQCGMNRQSFYYHFKDKYDLVNWIFYTEFIESIKSSLDKPPGELTEEICVFFYENRNFYSNALKVTGQNSFSDYFVEVLHPIIHSQLEEIIKDDPNHDFYATFFADAIRVSITRWLLEGAKMPPKKFAELLKIASTDVIYKLVKDSEKAE from the coding sequence ATGCCTGAATCACATCTAACTAAAAATGCACTGTCTGCAGCTATGAAAAAACTTATGGACAAGTATCCAATGGAAAAAATTAAAATTAGTGATATCGTTGAACAATGTGGTATGAATAGGCAGAGCTTCTACTACCATTTTAAGGACAAGTATGATTTAGTGAATTGGATTTTTTATACTGAATTCATTGAAAGTATCAAAAGCTCTTTGGATAAGCCACCAGGAGAATTAACAGAAGAAATATGCGTTTTTTTTTATGAAAACCGTAACTTTTATAGTAATGCTTTAAAAGTAACAGGACAAAACTCCTTTTCCGATTATTTTGTTGAGGTTTTGCACCCAATAATACATTCACAGCTTGAGGAAATTATTAAAGATGATCCTAACCATGACTTTTATGCAACTTTCTTTGCTGATGCTATTCGGGTTTCAATAACTAGATGGCTGCTTGAAGGTGCTAAAATGCCACCCAAAAAGTTTGCAGAACTATTGAAGATTGCATCCACTGATGTTATCTATAAGTTGGTTAAAGATTCTGAGAAAGCAGAATAA